CCCCGCCGGGGCCTATCGGCCGGGGTGCGGCCGCGCGGGCTGCTGCTGCGGCTGCCGTCCGTCGCGTTCGTGCGGCTGAGGACGGGTCGGAAGCTGTGGACGGGTGTCGCTCATCGACCGCCCCCGATTCCGCGCATGGCCTGGCCGTGACGCTGCAACTCGGCCTCTGCCTGCTGGCGCTGTTGCTCGGCACGCTGGGCTGCGGCGGCAGCTTCGGCGGCCGCCTTTGCCTGCTCTTCCTGCGTCATGCGCTCACCGCCAACTGGCAGGCACAGCGGACGGTCACAGGCTGTCCGCTGCGCCGGGTAACGACGGTCTGGAAGCCGTCGCACTCCGGGCAGGAGTTGGTGAACGCGGGCCCCTTCTTGCCGATCAGCACCAGCTGCGGGCGCGTCGCGGGGGCCGGGATGGAGAAGCCGCTGGTGCGGCTGCGAGACTTACGCACGGAGATCCCTCCAGTCAGGGGTGTCCCAACCCGGAAGGCGGTAGGTCGCCTGTCCGGGGTCTCGGGCGGGAGCTGCAACTTCCGCCCGGAGGGAGGGTCAGGGCCTGCAAGCCTTGGCCCTCTCTCGCTTGCAGAACCAACCTAACCCACTAACCCTTGAAGTTCAAGGGTTAGTGGGTTAGGTTCTTCCTGTACTCGATGACAGGGAGGTGGCGATGGGGAGCGTCCCCACAGTCCGCGAACGTGCCCCGGCAGGGCCGTATCCACAGGTCCGGACCCATAACCTCTTGGGGTCACCAATCCCAAGACCCCAAGGGGGACCGATGGCGGACAACTCGCCGGCTAAGCGGACTTCGGCTCAGTCCAAGAGTGAAGGACGGCCGAAGTGGGTGCCGATGCGGGATGACCAGTACAGCGGCCTCACCGCCCTCGCCCGGGACTTGATGGACGCACGGAGCCGCAAGACCGAACGAATCACTGAGAACACGCTGATCCGCGTGGGCATCGACCTACTGCTCGCGCACGCCGAACTCCTCGTGGGTGACACGGAGGAAGAACTGCGCGCCAATGCCCTGGCGTACATCCAACGCCTGGAGGCGGCGGCAGAACCGGAAGAAGGGAGGGACGAATGACTGCCACGACGGACAGGAAGACACCGCCCCTGACCCGAGTTCACAAGGTGCTGATCGGTCTCGTAGCCACGGGCGCTGTGATCATCGCAGGTATCGGTTTCGCAGGGTCGTACGCGGCGGTGCAGGAGCTCGCGCAGCACAAGGGGTTCGGGGACTTCTCGTACGCGTTCCCGATCGGCGTGGACGCGGGCATTGTCGTGCTTCTCGCGCTCGATCTGCTGCTGACTTGGATCAGGATTCCGTTTCCGCTGCTGCGTCAGACGGCGTGGTTGCTGACGGTTGCCACCATCGCCTTCAACGGCGCGGCGGCCTGGCCCGATCCGCTCGGGGTGGGGATGCACGCGGTGATCCCCGTTCTGTTCGTCGTCGCGGTGGAGGCGGCACGGCACGCGGTCGGCCGGATTGCCGACATCACAGCGGACAAGCACATGGAGGGCGTCCGCCTCACGCGCTGGCTGCTCTCTCCTGTCCCCACCTTCAGGCTCTGGCGCCGTATGAAGCTGTGGGAGCTGCGTTCCTATGAGCAGGTGATCAAGCTGGAACAGGATCGCCTGGTGTATCAGGCCCGGCTACACCAGCGGTTCGGCCGTGCCTGGCGCCGAAAGGCTCCGGTGGCGTCGTTGATGCCGCTCCGGCTGGCGAAGTACGGGGTGCCTATCTCCGAGACGGCGCCGGCGGGCCTGGAGGCTGCGGGTATCCCGGTACCCGGCGAACTGGAACGGCTCGACGTCCGCCAAGACCGCCCCGCCCTGCCGCAGCAGGCGGCCGCCGATCCGGTCGACGTCGACCTGACGGAGTACCACGGGCACCCCGAGGCGGTCCCGGAGCCGGAGACCTATTACGAGGGCGGGTTCCGGCACGGCGGCCAGCTGGCGACCGCTGGCGGACCGCTCGCGGCCCGCAGTGATGGACGGCCCGCGATGGTGCAGGCCCGTATCGACGGCCCTGACTGGCTGCCACAGCAGGAGCCCTCGAGGGCTGAGCCGTTCGCCTCCGAGCCGGAGGTGAACCCGTACGAGGCGGGCGAGGTGGTGCAGTCGCCAATTGGCGACTCCTCCGACGCCCTTCCGGCGCCTGAGTCGGAAGTCGTCGACGAGGCCACCGACCCCGTGGCGGAGCTTGAACCGGACCTGACGGGCGTTGAACTGCTGGAATGGCGCTACGTTCGCCTATCGCCGGAAGAGCGGGCCCTGTCGGGCGTCAAGCTCGGTGAACTCCTGCACAAGGGCACTGGATTCACGCCCGGGACTGCCCGGAAGTACCTCAAGCCCATCATCGAAAAGCACGGCTGAGGAATTGAGGGACTGATTGTCAGTCCTGGAACGTACGGTGATCGAGAGGTCACCGGACATATAAGCGCCCCCGGGAGGCGCTGGAACCGCCGGACCCGGGGACTTCGCGACAAGAGGAGTGATCTCGTGTCACGCAAGGAAGAGAATCCCACACCCCCAACCACAGACCTGTCCGGCCTCGACCCCCGCAAGCCGTCCGGCCTCATCGTCAGCAAGCCCCGGCGGGGCATGGGTACCGCATCCCTGGCGGCGGGACTGCCCGCCTGGGCGGCAGCCTCCGGCGGGGCTGACGGTGGCGGGCCCTCACTGCCGGAGCTCGTGAACACGGTGCTTTCGAACTGGCCTCTCGGTGGCTTCCCCGGCTTCCTCGGTACGGCGGTGGTTGCCTCCGGCCTGGGCCTCGTGGCCCTGCGGAGCAAGCTCGACATGGCCAAAGCCGGACCCCTGAACGCCTCCGACCGCGCCGGGTTCGCCACCCCAAAGGAACTGCGGAAGTGGCTGTCTGAGTCGGGCCTGCGCAAGCGGGCTGACGTGCTCCGCCCGTCCTTGGGCGAGATCAAGCGCCGTTCGATCAGCCCTCATGACCTCGGCCTGCACCTGGGGATCGATCTCATCTACAAGAGGGGTCTGTACCTCGCATGTGAGGACGTCGTGCTGATGTACGCACCGCCCCGCATGGGCAAGAGTGCACAGCTCGGTAACGGGATCATCGATGCCGCCGGGTCCGTGGTGGTCACCTCGACCCGCGGTGACCTCTACGAGAACACCCACCAGCTGCGGCGCGAGCACAACCGGCCCGTCTGGGTCTTCAACGCGGGCCTGTCCGGTGTGCCCAACACGCTGCGCTGGAACCTGGTGGAGGGCTGCGAGGACGCCTCTACGGCCATCCGGCGGGCGGGCTACATCCTGGCGGCCTCGGCCTCCGGGGAGGACATGGAAAACGCGTCCTTCTGGGAGGGGCACTCCTTCACGGTGCTGTCCTCGTACCTGCTGGCGGCCGCGCTCAAGGGCGGCGACCTGATGATGGTCCGGCGCTGGGTCACCTCGCCCACAGAGCGGGAGCCGCTGGAGATCCTGCAGGCGCACTACGACCGTGTGCCGGCGGGCTGGGCTCAGCTGCTGGCACAGATGCTGGAAGCCCCCGAGAGGACGAGGGACAGCGTGTATCTGACGCTGGTCCGTAGCTTCCAGTTCATGTCCCACCCGGAGGTTACCGAGATCGTCAGCCCCCGGCCCGGCGAGCAGCGGTTCAACGTGAACGACTTCCTCAACAGCCGCGGCACCCTGTACGTGATGGGACGGGACGTGCGATACGGCTCCGTAGCTCCGCTGTTCTCCGCCCTGGTGGGCGAGATCTACGATGCGGCCTACGTCCGGGCGGACAACTCGCCGGGCGGCCGCCTGGACCCGTACCTGCGGATGGTCCTGGACGAGGCGGCCGTCATCTGCCCTCTGCCTCTTCACCTGTGGTCAGCGGATGCGGGCGGCCGCAATATCCAGCTCCTGATCAGCGTGCAGTCCCCCTCCCAGCTGCGTGAGCGGTGGGGGCGCAACGGTGCCCAGACCATCATGAACAACTCCGTGCGGGTCGTCCTCGGTGGGCTCTCCCTCCCCGATGACCTGGAAGAGCTGTCGCTGCTGTCCGGCGAAAAGGACCAAGAGGTGGCGTCGGCGTCCACCTCGGACGAGGACAGGAAATCCCAGAGCGTCACCGTTCGGCGAGTCCGGGTAATGCCCCAGGACGCAATCCGGCAGATGAAGGAAGGCACCGGTCTCATCTTCTACCGGCACCTTCCGCCCATCCGCTACCGATTCACCCCGGTGTGGGAACGCCGTGACGTGCGAGCCCTGGTCAAGCAGGAGAAGGTGCAGGCGAAGCTGGACGCCAAGCTGAAGAAGAAGGGCGTGCAGGTCAACGGACCGGTGCTGCCTCCGCAGATGCCTGCCACGGCTCCGGTCGTCCCGGGCCAGCCCGGTGCGGTGGACGCCCCGCCGGCTGCGGCGCCTGGCATCCCCGGCCAGCCCGGACCTGGCAACCCGGCCACGGGTGCCGACCGGTGGAGGTACACCGGATGAGCGAGCGGAGCCGTGAGGCCGCCGAACCGCCGCGCGACGTGCTGGCGATGTGGGAGCGGACTCGGAACCTGGGCAAGCGTCTGGACGGCGTGAACGAGCGACTGGAAGCCCTGGAGGGGCAGAACCTCGCGGACGCCGTGGCAGAGCTGTCCCTGACCGTCAAGAAACTGGCGGAGAAGCCGGAGTCCGCGAAGCTCGCGGTCTGGAACTGGGGCGCCTTCACCCAGGCACAGCAGGCCCAAGCTTGGGAACTCCTGCTGGACTGGACGATGGGCACCTTCCGGGTGAGGTATCCGCGCTCGTTCACGGAAATGCTCGGCTACGGCACGCACGCGGTGTCCTGCTGGCACCTGCACCCGGACATGGTCGAGTCGCTGACAGGGTTGATGGCGGCCTGGAACTGGGCCTTCACCGATCCTGAGTCGGGACCGCTGCGGGTGGCTGAGTGGCTGGGCCGCTGGCTGCCGGACGCCGTGCGCCAAGGCCAGTTCATCCTGGCGAACTGCAAGCTGGAACCGAACGGGGTGGACTCCTATGGACGGTCCGACCCGTACAAGGGGCACAAAAACCCGATGGAGAACAAGAGGACCGACCCACCGGAGGACCTGAAGCGGCACATTCACATGCTGAAGACGGGGGAAGTTCCCGCCTGAGCACGGCAACGACAGAGGCCCGGACCGATGGTCCGGGCCTCTTCGTGTGCGTAGGTCAAGCGGCCGCCGGCGGCACGGGCCGACTCTTCCACTCGAAGAGCACCCAGCGGACCGCCTCCCGGATTCCCAGGGCGTAATCCCGGTCGACGTCGGGCCAGTCGTTGCCTTCTAGGCAGTCAACCGCGTGTGTCTTCTCTCGCCCAACCTGGCGGACGGTGTAGGGGTAGGCGTGCGTCTCTCCGCTGATCGGGGCGTTCTGCAGCTCACCCAACAACCAGGCGGCTGCGGCCCACACGCCCTGGGTGAACCAGGCGGGCCGCCGTACGTCGTATTCGTCCTCGTCCTCGTCCAGCTGCACGCGCGCGTGCTCGCCGGCGTGGAACTGCTGCACGGCGTCGTCCCGGAGGGCTTCCAGCTCGGCTCGTGTCCGGCGGACTCCTTCTGGAAGTCCTGGAGTGCTCGGGGCCGGTGCTGGAACTGGGGTGGGCCCGTACTCGTGGCCTGGCCAGGATGGCGTCACACCATTGAGGACGGTCGCCTTCACGGCCGCGGGCGGCATGACGTCCTCAATGGATGGGTGGAGCCGGCGGGGGCGCCACGGGTCGCTGTTGCTGGCCATGGTGTCGACGGTAGCGGCGTGCACTGACACGCTGCCAGTGGTCCCTCCCTCTCCGGCGGCTCGCCGTGGGCCCGGGCGGAGCGGGGGTGGTTCCCTCGTTGGGCGGCAGGCTACGCCCTACCGCGGGCGTTGTCGGGGGGCCAGGCTCG
This genomic window from Streptomyces sp. A2-16 contains:
- a CDS encoding type IV secretory system conjugative DNA transfer family protein; this encodes MSRKEENPTPPTTDLSGLDPRKPSGLIVSKPRRGMGTASLAAGLPAWAAASGGADGGGPSLPELVNTVLSNWPLGGFPGFLGTAVVASGLGLVALRSKLDMAKAGPLNASDRAGFATPKELRKWLSESGLRKRADVLRPSLGEIKRRSISPHDLGLHLGIDLIYKRGLYLACEDVVLMYAPPRMGKSAQLGNGIIDAAGSVVVTSTRGDLYENTHQLRREHNRPVWVFNAGLSGVPNTLRWNLVEGCEDASTAIRRAGYILAASASGEDMENASFWEGHSFTVLSSYLLAAALKGGDLMMVRRWVTSPTEREPLEILQAHYDRVPAGWAQLLAQMLEAPERTRDSVYLTLVRSFQFMSHPEVTEIVSPRPGEQRFNVNDFLNSRGTLYVMGRDVRYGSVAPLFSALVGEIYDAAYVRADNSPGGRLDPYLRMVLDEAAVICPLPLHLWSADAGGRNIQLLISVQSPSQLRERWGRNGAQTIMNNSVRVVLGGLSLPDDLEELSLLSGEKDQEVASASTSDEDRKSQSVTVRRVRVMPQDAIRQMKEGTGLIFYRHLPPIRYRFTPVWERRDVRALVKQEKVQAKLDAKLKKKGVQVNGPVLPPQMPATAPVVPGQPGAVDAPPAAAPGIPGQPGPGNPATGADRWRYTG
- a CDS encoding DUF2637 domain-containing protein; amino-acid sequence: MTATTDRKTPPLTRVHKVLIGLVATGAVIIAGIGFAGSYAAVQELAQHKGFGDFSYAFPIGVDAGIVVLLALDLLLTWIRIPFPLLRQTAWLLTVATIAFNGAAAWPDPLGVGMHAVIPVLFVVAVEAARHAVGRIADITADKHMEGVRLTRWLLSPVPTFRLWRRMKLWELRSYEQVIKLEQDRLVYQARLHQRFGRAWRRKAPVASLMPLRLAKYGVPISETAPAGLEAAGIPVPGELERLDVRQDRPALPQQAAADPVDVDLTEYHGHPEAVPEPETYYEGGFRHGGQLATAGGPLAARSDGRPAMVQARIDGPDWLPQQEPSRAEPFASEPEVNPYEAGEVVQSPIGDSSDALPAPESEVVDEATDPVAELEPDLTGVELLEWRYVRLSPEERALSGVKLGELLHKGTGFTPGTARKYLKPIIEKHG